A part of Streptomyces sp. NBC_01451 genomic DNA contains:
- a CDS encoding SpoIIE family protein phosphatase, translated as MDRQRAGDESAGEGKDEVEDLGAEAPESGPGFWHVWSARVRELLGQILDGTPAAIAVLDTELRFRYVNATLAHMNGVPAAEHLGRTAAEVVPGVEAREDVLRAVIADGIPRETVSSGHTQADSPLERRYWHGAYHRLRQGGRTLGIVGIVLEISAARQEQRELERARERLALLDEAATRVGTTLDMDTTCQELAEFLVAKLADAATVKVLPEHGTSRAPRDGSLRLRRAALAAVPELEVVMRPLGRPGEYVDHQPGSSVVRCLADGRPVIDNLMDEQDIGRAAAHTGNVAAYLAAGIHSALIVPLTARGHDVGTVTMVRAHDSPLFDETDAVIAQDLAGRAAISLDNARRYTTEHNAVVQLQRALLAEPGRPHPDIDVAYRYRPAGRGVLVGGDWYETVALDDGRTLLALGDVMGHGLEAAVAMSRYQAMLRVVAAREPGPDRILLELDHLLHTTAADRPATCVIAVADPRRGICTYASAGHLPPVVFRPDGRATLLPVPPGPPLGTGHSRYVSFTAPCEPGHTLLLYTDGLVERRHEDIDASLRRLTRIRGCPAPEDLLDQVLDQVAPVDPEDDIALVAARYNRAGS; from the coding sequence GTGGACCGGCAGCGGGCCGGCGACGAGAGCGCGGGCGAGGGCAAGGACGAGGTTGAGGACCTGGGCGCGGAGGCGCCGGAAAGTGGTCCGGGGTTCTGGCACGTCTGGTCGGCGCGGGTGCGCGAGCTGCTGGGGCAGATCCTCGACGGGACGCCCGCCGCCATCGCCGTCCTCGACACCGAGCTGCGCTTCCGGTACGTCAACGCCACCCTGGCGCACATGAACGGCGTACCGGCCGCCGAGCACCTCGGCCGTACCGCCGCCGAGGTCGTCCCGGGGGTCGAGGCCCGTGAGGACGTGCTGCGGGCCGTCATCGCGGACGGCATCCCGCGCGAGACGGTCTCCAGCGGCCACACCCAGGCCGACTCCCCGCTGGAACGGCGCTACTGGCACGGCGCCTACCACCGGCTGAGGCAGGGCGGCCGGACGCTGGGGATCGTCGGCATCGTGCTGGAGATCTCGGCCGCCCGGCAGGAGCAGCGGGAGCTGGAGCGGGCCCGCGAGCGCCTCGCCCTGCTCGACGAGGCCGCCACCCGGGTCGGTACCACCCTGGACATGGACACCACCTGCCAGGAACTGGCCGAGTTCCTGGTGGCGAAGCTCGCCGACGCCGCCACCGTGAAGGTCCTCCCCGAGCACGGCACCAGCCGGGCGCCCCGCGACGGATCCCTGCGGCTGCGCCGGGCGGCGCTGGCCGCGGTGCCCGAGCTGGAGGTGGTGATGCGGCCCCTGGGGCGGCCCGGCGAGTACGTCGACCACCAGCCCGGCTCGTCCGTCGTCCGCTGTCTGGCGGACGGACGGCCGGTGATCGACAACCTGATGGACGAGCAGGACATCGGCCGCGCCGCCGCCCACACCGGCAACGTCGCCGCCTACCTCGCGGCCGGTATCCACTCCGCCCTGATCGTGCCGCTCACAGCCCGTGGCCATGACGTGGGCACCGTCACCATGGTCCGGGCACACGACTCGCCCCTGTTCGACGAGACCGACGCGGTGATCGCCCAGGACCTGGCCGGGCGGGCCGCCATCAGCCTCGACAACGCCCGCCGCTACACCACCGAGCACAACGCCGTCGTCCAGTTGCAGCGTGCCCTGCTGGCCGAGCCGGGCCGGCCGCACCCGGACATCGACGTGGCCTACCGCTACCGGCCCGCCGGACGGGGGGTGCTCGTCGGCGGGGACTGGTACGAGACCGTCGCCCTCGACGACGGACGTACGCTGCTGGCCCTCGGCGACGTGATGGGCCACGGGCTGGAGGCCGCCGTCGCGATGAGCCGCTACCAGGCCATGCTCCGCGTGGTCGCCGCCCGCGAACCCGGCCCCGACCGCATCCTGCTCGAACTCGACCACCTGTTGCACACCACCGCCGCCGACCGCCCCGCGACCTGCGTGATCGCCGTCGCCGACCCCCGCCGGGGCATCTGCACCTACGCCAGCGCCGGACACCTGCCCCCCGTCGTCTTCCGCCCCGACGGCCGGGCCACGCTCCTCCCCGTCCCGCCCGGACCGCCCCTGGGCACCGGCCACAGCCGCTACGTCTCCTTCACCGCCCCCTGCGAACCGGGCCACACCCTGCTCCTCTACACCGACGGTCTGGTCGAACGCCGGCACGAGGACATCGACGCCTCCCTGCGCCGTCTCACCCGCATCCGTGGCTGCCCGGCCCCCGAGGACCTCCTCGACCAGGTCCTCGACCAGGTCGCCCCCGTCGACCCGGAGGACGACATCGCGCTGGTCGCCGCGAGGTACAACCGGGCCGGAAGCTAG
- a CDS encoding LamG-like jellyroll fold domain-containing protein: MTISRARRRVRARAVALVLTPALMVGALSGATVSEAATTASEAASESASSTSSGTPSETASELARETGEPVEVTAERDVYERVFAQPEGGFRSELSAGPRWAPQPDGSWKDIDTDLEFKPDGSVGPRTALIDVEFSGGGTDPLVAVEDSGRSAALSWPAPLPTPVLLGDTAEYRSVLPGVDLRMTAGAEGFRQILVVRTEAAADDPELAEIELAQHTDGLRIEENAAGGMSVVDAVTGDSVFSGGTPLMWDSGSEAGANASADPVKDALREDPAAAPMPGDSHARVDLDIDADSVTLTPDPAFLDAVDASSLPLYIDPPLAVTKPDKSASRSFYTWANSAFPSTEYANFDDDKGIGRCLGGGCGSPYTGRMYFEYNLDGWENRKIYDATFHVYETWAYNCTPSWVNLYLVDAAKLSKATNWNNKPSDDNLMGDRKVAYGNEEHGCENGDVAFNDNPDETNENLTATVRSKAGTGSAIAFSLRAADEDAAGGWKRFKGDSGTLQIFYNTVPGKPASERTTSPTTSCVTGAGRPFIRDDTPVLTVNVTDPDPHNVRALYRVWDMLPNANDVQVYGDLWTAYKADGVMEKAIPAGNLKHGHTYHWHAQATDGIDDSAWSDWCEFSYDNTRPSTRPKVTLETAGDILSGTTPTFSFAPNGSVDPAYGNDVDRYVYGLNTDTLAASADPAARGAAATGVGVAVPKFGLNVLSVASVDDAGNVGPVEDYVFQSGRACDDPPAEQCAVASYRLDETSGTTGADSASGASGDKDPLTVTGGTWVAGSNSAVATDRAIRFDGVAGGFGTATSLVDTRQGFTVMARAKVSDVSENRAVISQTGANGNGFALYWSTTLGWVFGRHRDATTGTDAARAKASAPGASPVGKWVHLAGVFDPSQNSVTLYVNGVEQGTDQVIPSNSDGTTYDPTRVWHADGGFQVGRARWSGAFANPFKGDIDDIRVYPTVLGARDIDKAANTD; the protein is encoded by the coding sequence ATGACGATCAGTCGTGCCCGGAGACGGGTGAGAGCTCGGGCCGTGGCGCTGGTGCTCACACCGGCACTGATGGTGGGGGCGCTGTCCGGCGCCACCGTTTCGGAGGCCGCGACCACGGCGTCCGAAGCGGCGTCCGAGTCGGCGTCCTCGACCTCGTCCGGGACACCGTCCGAGACAGCGTCCGAACTGGCCCGCGAGACCGGTGAACCGGTCGAGGTCACCGCCGAACGGGACGTGTACGAGCGGGTGTTCGCGCAGCCCGAAGGGGGATTCCGCAGCGAGCTGTCCGCCGGCCCGCGCTGGGCGCCCCAGCCGGACGGTTCCTGGAAGGACATCGACACCGACCTGGAGTTCAAGCCGGACGGCTCGGTCGGCCCGCGCACCGCGCTGATCGACGTCGAGTTCTCCGGCGGCGGCACCGACCCGCTGGTCGCCGTCGAGGACTCCGGACGCTCCGCCGCGCTCAGCTGGCCCGCCCCGCTGCCGACGCCGGTCCTGCTCGGCGACACCGCCGAGTACCGCTCCGTGCTGCCCGGTGTCGACCTGCGCATGACCGCCGGCGCCGAGGGATTCCGGCAGATCCTCGTCGTACGCACCGAGGCCGCCGCCGACGATCCCGAGCTGGCGGAGATCGAACTGGCGCAGCACACCGACGGGCTGCGCATCGAGGAGAACGCGGCCGGCGGGATGTCCGTCGTCGACGCCGTGACCGGGGACTCCGTCTTCTCCGGCGGTACGCCGCTGATGTGGGACTCCGGGAGCGAGGCGGGCGCCAACGCCTCCGCCGACCCCGTCAAGGACGCCCTGCGCGAGGACCCCGCCGCGGCTCCCATGCCCGGCGACAGCCACGCCCGGGTGGACCTGGACATCGACGCCGACTCCGTCACGCTGACCCCGGACCCGGCGTTCCTCGACGCCGTGGACGCGTCCTCGCTGCCGCTGTACATCGACCCGCCGCTGGCCGTCACCAAGCCCGACAAGTCGGCGTCCCGCTCCTTCTACACCTGGGCCAACTCCGCCTTCCCGTCCACGGAGTACGCCAACTTCGACGACGACAAGGGCATCGGCCGCTGCCTGGGCGGCGGTTGCGGATCCCCGTACACGGGCCGGATGTACTTCGAGTACAACCTCGACGGCTGGGAGAACCGCAAGATCTACGACGCGACCTTCCATGTCTACGAGACCTGGGCCTACAACTGCACCCCGAGCTGGGTGAATCTGTACCTCGTCGACGCGGCGAAGCTCTCCAAGGCCACCAACTGGAACAACAAGCCCTCCGACGACAACCTGATGGGCGACCGCAAGGTGGCCTACGGGAACGAGGAGCACGGCTGCGAGAACGGTGACGTCGCCTTCAACGACAACCCCGACGAGACCAACGAGAACCTGACCGCCACCGTCAGGTCGAAGGCGGGCACCGGCTCCGCGATCGCCTTCTCGCTGCGCGCCGCCGACGAGGACGCGGCCGGCGGCTGGAAGCGGTTCAAGGGCGACTCCGGCACCCTCCAGATCTTCTACAACACCGTTCCCGGCAAGCCCGCCAGTGAGCGCACCACCAGCCCGACCACCAGCTGTGTCACCGGCGCCGGGCGCCCCTTCATCCGTGACGACACTCCGGTCCTGACGGTCAACGTCACCGACCCCGACCCGCACAACGTCCGCGCCCTGTACCGGGTCTGGGACATGCTGCCGAACGCGAACGACGTGCAGGTGTACGGCGACCTGTGGACCGCGTACAAGGCGGACGGCGTCATGGAGAAGGCCATCCCGGCCGGAAACCTCAAGCACGGGCACACCTACCACTGGCACGCCCAGGCCACCGACGGCATCGACGACAGCGCCTGGTCCGACTGGTGCGAGTTCAGCTACGACAACACGCGGCCCTCCACCAGGCCCAAGGTGACCCTGGAGACGGCCGGCGACATCCTGTCGGGCACCACACCGACCTTCTCCTTCGCGCCCAACGGCTCGGTCGACCCCGCGTACGGCAACGACGTGGACCGTTACGTCTACGGTCTCAACACCGACACCCTGGCCGCCTCGGCCGACCCCGCCGCGCGCGGCGCCGCCGCCACCGGAGTGGGCGTGGCGGTACCGAAGTTCGGGCTCAACGTGCTCTCCGTCGCCAGCGTCGACGACGCCGGCAACGTCGGCCCGGTCGAGGACTACGTCTTCCAGTCGGGGCGCGCCTGTGACGACCCGCCCGCCGAGCAGTGCGCGGTGGCCTCGTACCGGCTGGACGAGACCAGCGGCACCACCGGAGCCGACTCCGCCTCCGGGGCGAGCGGCGACAAGGACCCGCTGACCGTCACCGGTGGCACCTGGGTGGCCGGCAGCAACTCCGCCGTCGCGACCGACCGGGCGATCCGGTTCGACGGCGTGGCGGGCGGTTTCGGCACCGCCACGAGCCTGGTGGACACCCGGCAGGGCTTCACCGTCATGGCCCGCGCCAAGGTCTCCGACGTGTCGGAGAACCGGGCGGTCATCAGCCAGACCGGCGCCAACGGCAACGGCTTCGCCCTGTACTGGTCCACCACCCTCGGGTGGGTGTTCGGACGCCACCGTGACGCCACCACCGGTACGGACGCGGCTCGCGCCAAGGCCTCCGCACCCGGAGCCTCCCCGGTCGGCAAGTGGGTTCATCTGGCAGGGGTGTTCGACCCCTCGCAGAACTCGGTCACGCTCTACGTCAACGGCGTCGAGCAGGGCACCGACCAGGTGATCCCGTCCAACAGCGACGGCACCACGTACGACCCCACCCGGGTCTGGCACGCCGACGGCGGCTTCCAGGTCGGCCGGGCCCGCTGGAGCGGCGCCTTCGCCAACCCGTTCAAGGGCGACATCGACGACATCCGTGTCTACCCGACGGTGCTCGGCGCGCGGGACATCGACAAGGCCGCCAACACCGACTGA